From the genome of Methanoregula boonei 6A8:
TGCGGGTTCATCCGGATAACCCTCCGGACCTGAACCGATTTTTTCTCATAATCCGCCTGATGAACGGGGAGCATATCCCTCCCACATTTTCCCGGAAATGACAGGCCGTCACTTTGGTCGTCACCCTGCAAAGGATGTCGACTGGTCCGCAAACAGCCGGGTCCCGACAAGGGCGGGGTGAAGGAGAAATGAAACACATAATCAAACGAACCGGCCCAATCGGGGCAAAGGTTTCTGCACTCCTCATTTTTGCGGCAGTGTGCCTGGCGTTACTGGCGATTATACTGCTTAGTGTAGGAGTATATGAATCGGTCTCGAACCCGCAGATGACACGGGATGCGAGCCAGGTATGCTCTTTTGTGCCTGAAAATGGTGGCCAGACACAGGAGGGGATCTCCGGTCCTGTGGCCAATGTGACCGGCAGGTAATCGTGACCACGGTACTGCGGCAAATTCCTTATTCTCCATGATTCCGGAACGATAGCAGGTTATCAGCCGTCTGCAGATTTTTGCCGGTTTTTCACTTTTGAATACTGTGAATATCAGCAGCAGACATCAATCAGTACTTCTCTACTTACTCCTTCCCCTTATGGGATAAAACCGCTCTGCCCTCAGAGATGCATTCCCACCCCTCAATCCGGGGCCGGAACGGGCTTATTTTCTCCCCATCGCCCGGTGGTGAACACAAAAATGGATCCATTTTATCCACCACGGAAATTCTCCACACTATTTGAGGCGAAAATAAGAAACCCGGTCAAATTGCAGGGAGTTCTATTTTCCCTTTAGTGGTGTTCTGGACGGGGTGTTTTTTTGGTCGGACTTTGTATTGTCTGGTACCTGATCGGGCCCCCCGAAGGCCATTGTGGATCAGAATCCGGATTGGGGGGTGCGCCGGAAAATGTGGGGTTATTGGTCCAATCTGAAATGAGTGAAGTACTGGATATAGCAGAACCACCCCGGTCCGTGCGGTCCCGTCTTTTTGTCGGGTGATGATATAGTACTGCCGTGGAAACAGCTATCCCCGGTTACACACCACAAGGCCTGAAATGATAAAATAAAAAAGGGAATCTTTTCCGGGTTTTATGATGATGACATCGTACCCGAAGGGGTACCGCTGTTCATGGTCATGTTTCCTCCCGAACCACTGTTCATGTTCATGCCTGAACTTCCGGTCATGGAGGCCGCCGGCGTGCTTACCGGGGTGGCTGTTTGGTTGGCCGGCACTGCTGCTGCGCCCGGCACGGTAATGACCGTGATGGTCTGGTATACCGGCGGTGAAAGGGGGGTCATATCCTTGTTCACGAGTTGTACAGAGAAGGTATGGGTGCCCGGCTGGACATTGTGCCAGGTATAACTGGTGCCATCCTGCATCTGCCAGGTACCGTTGGCGGTTACTGCCATCTCCCCGGGAACGGTCGGCACCGGAACGTCCATGTACCAATGGATATGCCCTGTACCAGCCTGGTTCTGCTCGTTATTCATACTGTTCATATCCGTGGACCCAAAGGAGACCGCGAAATTACTGACCTGGATATTCAGGGTAACATCGCTCCCGGTGATCGTTGCATTGTCCTGGGGCGAGGTGATCACCACTTCAGGGGGAGCCGAAGTGGTGCAGCCGGCAAAGGCGATAACTGCGGCCAGAACGGCGAACACGACAATGACTGAGGGAATTTTAACCGCCCGGATCACTTTTCCAGGATATACGCTGCACGGCAGAATTGTTGTTTTCATTTTTGTTCTCTCATCACGAAAGCGGTAAAATTGATTTAAAAACATTTGTTTATTGCTTTGCACTTTTGCGGGGGGGTCCGGAGGAGAATACATATCCGGCGTATCAGTCATTTCTTCCCGGTTATCGCTTTTTTTCTGCATCCCGGATATTCTCATACGCTCCGGAACGCACGATACGGATTGTGGGATATAGTGAAGTTATCCCGCTAATCACAAGGGTGAGGATAAGGGTACTCCCCACAGCGAACATAAGCGTCAGGGGAGGTGGAATGGAGAGTGGGATCTGCAGCGAAACTGCGATGAAATCCTGGAACGAGACAAGTATAACTGCAGCTGCACAAATGCCGACGACACTCCCGATTACCGATGCTGAAAATGACTCGGCAAGGATGAGACGGAGAATGAACGATTTTGTTGCGCCCAGCGCCCCAAGCAGAGTGACCTCCCGTTTCATCTGTCGTTCAAGCATGATCGATATAACACCAAGGACCACAAGCGACAGCACTGCTACGGCAACTGCTATTTCCTCAAGGATGAGGGTAATGCCGGAAAGATGCCGGCTTACAATGGTGGAAAGAATATTCGGCGTAAGGATCCGGGTCCCTGGGATCTGCTCCTGGATGAGGGATCCCACAGACTGGGGATCGGCCCCGGGATCCAGCTGCACAAGGACCATTGAGACCTTCCCCCGGGGGATCTCCAGAGGTTGTGCGGCTTTTTGGCCGGATCCATCTGCCATGGTATAGGCATCCTCGATCCGGATGAATGCCGCATAATCGATCCCCCGCATGCCGGTAGGTCTAAGTTTCCCGGTTATGTGAAACGTATGTCCGTAAAACCAGAGATCCGAACCAACGGAACCGTTAATCAGGCTCCCGATGATAATGTCGTCTTTTCCAAGGGTAGTACTGCCATTATTGCCGGGGCGGGGGATCATGCTGAAATCATTGGCCGGGTCGATGGCGATTATCTGGACAAAATCCGAACAGCAGGGCTGTCCGGATAACGTTGCTACCAGTATTTCGGGGCTTGCGTTTGCCACTCCTAGAATCCGGGAGATATTCCGGCTGTCCGTATCATTAAAGAAGAACATGGCGGGCGCACCGGTGAGGAGACTGTTCTCACCTTCGGAAAGGGAACGATCGGGCACTACCATGAGATCGGCATGTAACCATGCCGTGCCGTGATCGAGACCCTCCGCTGCCCCGCTGTCCAGGTACTGGGCGGAAAACAGTGTTGCGGCAATGAGTGTGAAGGCGATTATCACTGCAACAGCCCGGCACTGGTGGCTTTTGAGGTTGCGCACCATCAGCCTTAAAAAATTAAACCGGGGTGAATCGCGTGTTACATTCATCATCTCCCGGTCCTAGAATCAGACGGTATTTTCTGTTTTTGAAATGGTTGCCGGATCCGGATTCTGATCATGTGAACTGGTTTCATAAAGCATTTCGTAATACGACCATGGTTGACCATAACCGGAGGAAAATCGGAAGATTGCGGCAAAAACAGTAAAATTGGCGGGAAACGGGAAATTGAGGCAAAACATGACACAAAATCGGGGTATTTTATCCCCTGGCACGTATGTTACCATCACGATAGTAAAAAGGAAAAGCGCCGGTCTCCTGTGAAACC
Proteins encoded in this window:
- a CDS encoding DUF4399 domain-containing protein, whose product is MKTTILPCSVYPGKVIRAVKIPSVIVVFAVLAAVIAFAGCTTSAPPEVVITSPQDNATITGSDVTLNIQVSNFAVSFGSTDMNSMNNEQNQAGTGHIHWYMDVPVPTVPGEMAVTANGTWQMQDGTSYTWHNVQPGTHTFSVQLVNKDMTPLSPPVYQTITVITVPGAAAVPANQTATPVSTPAASMTGSSGMNMNSGSGGNMTMNSGTPSGTMSSS
- a CDS encoding FtsX-like permease family protein, encoding MVRNLKSHQCRAVAVIIAFTLIAATLFSAQYLDSGAAEGLDHGTAWLHADLMVVPDRSLSEGENSLLTGAPAMFFFNDTDSRNISRILGVANASPEILVATLSGQPCCSDFVQIIAIDPANDFSMIPRPGNNGSTTLGKDDIIIGSLINGSVGSDLWFYGHTFHITGKLRPTGMRGIDYAAFIRIEDAYTMADGSGQKAAQPLEIPRGKVSMVLVQLDPGADPQSVGSLIQEQIPGTRILTPNILSTIVSRHLSGITLILEEIAVAVAVLSLVVLGVISIMLERQMKREVTLLGALGATKSFILRLILAESFSASVIGSVVGICAAAVILVSFQDFIAVSLQIPLSIPPPLTLMFAVGSTLILTLVISGITSLYPTIRIVRSGAYENIRDAEKKR